A window of the Spirochaetales bacterium genome harbors these coding sequences:
- a CDS encoding serine hydrolase yields MKSTGLRILTAGMILLIAGCFNVSKGPWPGETWERSTPEAQGIDSKRLLALLKIVKPDKLDIHSMVIIRNGKLVADFYREPYEKDMLHLTYSSTKSFTSTLIGIAIDQHLIGSINDSVFTYLPEYKGSDPLMAEMTIEDLLTMRSGVCWTEEYNAITQSSTYRMMYRNDDWLEYFFSQPMDSAPGELFVYNDGNSHVLSEILSRVTGGNVRKFAEENLLTPLGITDYVWSEAPGGCIIGGTGLSLRTEDLARLGYLFLNNGYWNGRKIVSSGWVKKVLKNHVDFSGMPMNAVSYGYEGYGYQWWIFMDGIYATMGYGGQCCFVNPEKNLVIAMNASTNQQQLDSSIVTLVGLGLQRAAEYYKALPENPEASEALYQYMDSLTESSRPGPFEDKGIIDKLAGHTISFPEQPLGLKSLRFSDGGNEELICEAIMDLDELVPKGEDSVYKITFAIGLDGDFRKTEVDFWGYNYTLANVKNLICARAVKISSNTFSYNFNIPAIADFNNTDTITLKDGEISLSRLNPVSSRYQFAKARGVME; encoded by the coding sequence ATGAAGAGTACAGGATTGCGGATTCTTACTGCGGGAATGATTTTATTAATTGCGGGATGCTTCAACGTTTCCAAAGGACCATGGCCGGGAGAGACCTGGGAAAGGAGTACACCGGAAGCCCAGGGGATTGATTCCAAAAGGCTCCTTGCTCTGCTGAAGATAGTAAAACCTGATAAACTGGATATACATTCAATGGTGATTATCCGAAACGGTAAGCTGGTGGCTGATTTTTACCGCGAACCATATGAAAAGGACATGCTTCACCTGACGTATTCTTCAACAAAAAGTTTTACGTCAACGCTTATAGGAATAGCAATTGATCAGCACCTGATAGGAAGCATAAACGATTCCGTATTTACCTACCTTCCCGAATACAAAGGCAGCGATCCGCTTATGGCGGAAATGACCATTGAAGATTTGCTGACAATGAGGTCCGGTGTCTGCTGGACCGAAGAATACAATGCTATAACCCAGAGCTCTACCTATCGTATGATGTACAGAAACGATGACTGGCTCGAATACTTCTTCTCTCAACCGATGGATTCAGCTCCCGGAGAGTTGTTTGTCTATAATGACGGCAACAGCCATGTTCTATCTGAAATTCTTTCCAGGGTGACCGGCGGGAATGTGCGGAAGTTCGCGGAGGAGAACCTGCTGACTCCGCTGGGAATCACCGATTATGTCTGGTCCGAAGCGCCGGGAGGATGTATTATCGGAGGTACCGGTCTGAGCCTGCGTACGGAAGACCTGGCCAGACTCGGTTATCTGTTTCTGAATAACGGATACTGGAACGGCAGGAAGATTGTTTCATCCGGCTGGGTAAAAAAAGTGTTAAAAAACCATGTTGATTTCAGCGGAATGCCTATGAATGCAGTTTCATATGGGTATGAAGGATACGGTTATCAGTGGTGGATATTTATGGACGGAATATATGCAACCATGGGATACGGCGGCCAGTGTTGTTTTGTAAACCCTGAAAAGAATCTTGTTATTGCGATGAACGCAAGTACTAATCAACAACAACTGGATTCTTCAATAGTAACCCTGGTGGGGCTGGGTCTTCAGCGTGCTGCTGAATATTACAAAGCACTGCCTGAAAATCCTGAAGCTTCAGAAGCACTGTATCAGTATATGGATTCACTGACAGAGAGCAGCCGACCGGGTCCTTTTGAAGACAAAGGGATAATTGATAAACTGGCCGGGCATACAATCAGCTTTCCCGAACAACCCCTGGGATTGAAATCACTCAGATTTTCAGACGGAGGTAATGAAGAACTGATTTGTGAAGCGATTATGGATCTGGATGAATTAGTACCCAAGGGCGAAGATTCCGTTTATAAAATAACATTTGCCATAGGTCTTGATGGTGATTTCCGGAAAACAGAGGTAGATTTCTGGGGATATAATTACACATTAGCGAATGTAAAAAACCTTATCTGTGCAAGAGCCGTAAAGATCAGCAGTAATACATTCAGTTATAATTTTAATATTCCGGCAATAGCAGATTTTAATAATACAGATACCATTACCCTGAAAGACGGCGAAATCAGTTTAAGCCGCTTAAATCCCGTGTCTTCCAGATATCAATTTGCCAAAGCACGGGGTGTAATGGAATAA
- a CDS encoding 2,3-bisphosphoglycerate-independent phosphoglycerate mutase produces the protein MHTMLEELIMQNDKKIVLLVLDGLGGLPVSKDGLTELETAATPNMDKLAAESECGLHIPIDFGVAPGSAPGHLALFGYEPLNYPIGRGVVAAMGIGFPMKPRDVAARVNFATRDAEGNITDRRAGRIPTERCAELCDMLKAVSIPDIEISIRPVKDYRAVVVFRGSDLSDKVSDTDSQQTGVKPLEPEATAAEGLKMAGIAKEFIRQAYSILESHPPTNAVLLRGFADLPHIPSMRDRFKLNPLAIAVYPDYKGVSRLVGMDIVEGIKDLNEEMEVLRKNWNDHDFFFVHHKYTDSKGEDGNFEAKVKEIEKVDAILPHILSLSPDVLLITGDHSTPAVMKAHSGHPVPFIIHSEHIRPDAARKFGERECAKGLWNLIRTPHLISLALSYADKINKFGA, from the coding sequence AAAACGACAAGAAGATCGTCCTTCTGGTACTCGACGGTCTCGGGGGGCTACCCGTATCAAAAGACGGCCTGACCGAACTCGAGACGGCCGCTACGCCGAATATGGACAAACTCGCGGCGGAATCGGAATGTGGTCTGCATATTCCCATCGATTTCGGCGTTGCGCCGGGCTCCGCCCCCGGCCATCTCGCACTCTTCGGGTACGAACCCTTGAACTATCCGATCGGCCGCGGTGTCGTGGCGGCCATGGGAATCGGTTTTCCCATGAAACCGCGTGATGTTGCGGCGCGCGTCAATTTTGCGACAAGGGACGCCGAAGGCAATATCACCGACCGCCGCGCGGGGAGAATACCGACCGAACGGTGCGCTGAACTCTGTGACATGCTGAAAGCCGTATCGATACCGGACATCGAGATATCCATCAGACCGGTAAAGGATTACCGGGCGGTCGTCGTTTTCAGGGGCTCGGACCTTTCGGACAAAGTCTCGGACACGGACAGCCAGCAGACGGGAGTCAAACCACTCGAGCCTGAAGCGACCGCAGCGGAAGGCTTAAAGATGGCCGGTATCGCAAAGGAGTTTATCCGCCAGGCCTATTCGATTCTGGAATCCCATCCACCGACGAATGCGGTACTCCTGCGGGGATTCGCCGACCTTCCCCACATCCCGTCGATGCGGGACCGGTTCAAACTCAATCCCCTGGCAATAGCGGTCTACCCGGATTACAAGGGGGTAAGCCGGCTTGTCGGTATGGATATCGTCGAGGGAATAAAGGATCTGAACGAGGAGATGGAAGTACTTCGGAAAAACTGGAACGATCATGACTTTTTCTTCGTCCATCATAAATATACCGATTCGAAAGGCGAGGATGGTAATTTTGAAGCAAAAGTGAAGGAAATCGAAAAAGTGGACGCTATACTTCCCCACATCCTCTCGCTTTCACCCGACGTTCTCCTCATCACCGGAGACCATTCGACTCCGGCCGTCATGAAAGCCCATTCCGGCCACCCCGTCCCTTTTATAATCCACTCAGAGCATATCCGGCCGGATGCAGCGCGGAAATTCGGGGAAAGGGAGTGCGCGAAGGGTCTCTGGAATCTTATCCGGACCCCCCATCTCATCTCCCTGGCGCTTTCGTATGCGGATAAAATCAATAAATTCGGGGCATAA
- a CDS encoding GGDEF domain-containing protein, producing the protein MTKNIFIIKNKLSKYTAILDGYKKESLFNTHIITYSQFKGDTYQTYLQDYSQSDIVIMMHAAFYKPIEEEFAQMTKKLFGPGFKNVMYLYTRPDLIKEMDIISGSKHCYYISETFPPEPQIINLILYTIKVFNETTLSFRLFDYITNSFEGIVNEELLKKKKEEVEQLNKELETMNKIDSLTKLYNRKTIFEELDSELLRTRRDLWRIEKTLKASGRVNIHTFNGKFDFEPIGELLDHYGIFSVMMLDVDHFKLINDTHGHLIGDAVLRTIGELLSDPEVFRNNDISGRVGGEEFIVVLPETNVNNAIGPAIRFMNKLAATEFTGKNRIKFKISVSIGISESSPKDRTKEDIIKRADKALYWAKEHGRNQIVIYEKVFNK; encoded by the coding sequence ATGACAAAGAATATATTCATCATCAAAAATAAATTGTCAAAATATACAGCCATCCTCGACGGTTACAAGAAGGAGTCGCTTTTCAATACCCATATCATCACCTATTCCCAGTTCAAGGGCGACACATATCAGACATATTTGCAGGATTACTCGCAATCGGACATCGTCATCATGATGCATGCCGCCTTTTACAAGCCGATCGAAGAAGAATTCGCGCAGATGACGAAAAAACTCTTCGGACCGGGTTTCAAAAATGTCATGTATCTCTACACACGGCCGGACCTCATCAAGGAAATGGATATTATTTCCGGCTCGAAACACTGCTATTATATCAGCGAGACGTTCCCGCCCGAACCCCAGATAATCAACCTTATCCTCTACACGATCAAGGTATTCAATGAAACGACACTCTCATTCAGACTCTTCGATTATATAACGAACAGTTTCGAGGGAATCGTGAACGAGGAGCTGCTCAAAAAGAAAAAGGAGGAAGTCGAACAGCTCAACAAGGAACTCGAGACCATGAACAAGATCGACAGCCTGACAAAGCTTTACAACAGAAAAACGATCTTCGAGGAACTCGATTCGGAACTCCTCCGCACGAGACGCGACCTCTGGAGGATCGAAAAAACCCTCAAGGCGAGCGGGAGGGTCAATATCCATACCTTCAACGGCAAATTCGATTTTGAACCGATCGGGGAACTCCTCGACCATTACGGGATTTTTTCCGTCATGATGCTGGACGTCGATCATTTCAAGCTGATCAACGACACCCACGGCCACCTTATCGGGGACGCGGTATTGAGGACCATCGGCGAACTCCTCTCCGACCCCGAGGTGTTCAGGAACAACGATATCTCCGGCCGCGTGGGCGGAGAGGAGTTTATCGTGGTCCTGCCCGAAACGAACGTCAACAACGCAATCGGTCCCGCGATCAGGTTCATGAACAAACTCGCCGCCACGGAGTTCACCGGCAAGAACAGGATAAAATTCAAAATTTCGGTATCAATCGGCATTTCAGAAAGCTCCCCCAAAGACAGGACAAAGGAAGACATCATAAAACGCGCGGACAAAGCCCTGTACTGGGCCAAAGAACACGGCAGGAACCAGATCGTCATCTACGAGAAAGTGTTCAACAAGTAA
- a CDS encoding helix-turn-helix transcriptional regulator has translation MYTRKIFLASGAKDAYQLVFLDKGELLLTDGGKVRHYTSPAILLLHGPNSISMPASRGNEGHNFIFTPDALNVNWQGDKIENDDPSLFILRPFMNLHEKGYSCRTLPPEYNKKLGQLCAKVDSHLNEQTIQEFWPCLSRSYFLEILLLIDRTHYISNEQHGIPVPDTGTKIDDILVYMHTHYNERISLGELCSNFATNRTTLNKLFTEICGMSAINYLNQLRLDVAKSLMENTLLPVSEIAQRIGIDDIAYFGRTFKRKTGMPPSVFRKSVPSPY, from the coding sequence ATGTATACTCGAAAAATCTTTCTCGCGTCCGGAGCTAAGGACGCATACCAGCTCGTTTTCCTCGATAAGGGCGAGTTATTGCTTACTGACGGCGGAAAGGTGCGCCATTACACGTCTCCTGCGATTCTTTTACTCCACGGTCCGAATTCCATTTCAATGCCGGCCAGCCGCGGCAATGAAGGTCATAACTTCATCTTTACTCCGGACGCACTGAATGTAAACTGGCAGGGAGATAAAATCGAAAACGACGATCCGTCGCTTTTTATCCTCCGGCCATTCATGAACCTGCATGAAAAGGGTTACTCCTGTCGAACGCTCCCGCCCGAATACAATAAAAAGCTGGGTCAGCTCTGCGCGAAAGTGGATTCCCATTTAAACGAGCAGACAATCCAGGAGTTCTGGCCGTGCCTGAGCCGTTCGTATTTTCTCGAAATCCTGCTCCTCATCGACAGGACCCATTACATCTCGAACGAGCAGCACGGGATCCCTGTTCCGGATACGGGCACTAAAATCGACGATATTCTGGTATACATGCACACTCATTATAATGAGCGAATAAGCCTGGGCGAGCTCTGTTCCAATTTCGCGACGAACCGAACGACTTTGAACAAGCTCTTTACGGAGATCTGCGGAATGAGTGCCATCAACTACCTTAATCAACTTCGTCTCGATGTCGCCAAAAGCCTTATGGAGAACACCCTGCTCCCTGTGAGCGAGATCGCGCAACGTATCGGAATCGACGACATCGCGTATTTCGGCAGGACTTTCAAAAGAAAAACGGGAATGCCGCCCTCGGTATTCCGGAAAAGCGTACCTTCCCCTTACTAA